One window of Nocardioides dongkuii genomic DNA carries:
- a CDS encoding ABC transporter ATP-binding protein, translated as MSASPVIDVDHLTVTYGDFIAVRDLSLQVRRGELYALLGTNGAGKTSTLEVLEGHRRAAAGAVRIFGESPTNRRAVRPRMGTMLQESGFSPDLTVRESVGLFGALSGRQDDVDRVLGISALTHKADTGVSQLSGGEKRRLDFATAVYGGPDLVILDEPTTGLDVQSRDALWAAVDRLRDEGATVVLTTHYLEEAQQRADRIGLMHQGTLRREGTVAELTQALPSVISFALPEGAPDPPVDIAHANGALRVETSSLQEDLYRLLGWAHDSGVELRELQAGATRLDDVFRVISRDPTTPAHERTQHVDDRAH; from the coding sequence ATGTCCGCGAGTCCTGTCATCGACGTCGACCACCTGACCGTCACGTACGGCGACTTCATCGCCGTGCGGGACCTCTCGCTCCAGGTCCGGCGTGGCGAGCTCTACGCCCTCCTCGGCACGAACGGCGCCGGGAAGACGTCGACCCTCGAGGTCCTCGAAGGGCACCGCCGGGCCGCCGCCGGCGCGGTGCGGATCTTCGGCGAGAGCCCCACGAACCGGCGTGCGGTGCGGCCCCGCATGGGGACCATGCTGCAGGAGAGCGGCTTCTCCCCGGATCTCACGGTCCGGGAGTCCGTGGGGCTGTTCGGGGCGCTGAGCGGGAGACAGGACGACGTCGACCGGGTGCTCGGCATCTCCGCGCTCACGCACAAGGCGGACACCGGCGTCTCCCAGCTCTCCGGCGGGGAGAAGCGGCGTCTCGACTTCGCCACCGCCGTGTACGGCGGGCCCGACCTGGTCATCCTCGACGAGCCGACGACGGGCCTGGACGTCCAGTCCCGCGACGCGCTCTGGGCCGCCGTGGACCGGCTCCGCGACGAGGGGGCCACGGTCGTGCTGACCACCCACTACCTGGAGGAGGCGCAGCAGCGCGCCGACCGCATCGGGCTCATGCACCAGGGCACGTTGCGCCGGGAAGGGACGGTCGCCGAGCTCACGCAGGCGCTGCCGTCGGTCATCAGCTTCGCCCTTCCCGAGGGCGCACCCGATCCGCCGGTGGACATCGCGCATGCCAACGGGGCCCTGCGCGTCGAGACCTCCAGCCTGCAGGAGGACCTCTACCGGCTGCTCGGCTGGGCGCACGACAGCGGGGTGGAGCTGCGGGAGCTGCAGGCCGGCGCCACGCGCCTCGACGACGTCTTCCGCGTCATCAGCCGTGACCCCACGACACCTGCTCACGAAAGGACCCAGCATGTTGACGATCGCGCGCACTGA
- a CDS encoding ABC transporter permease has translation MLTIARTELIQIFRNRLVVVTGLLIPLAAGGYFVYQHEALADRASLGYIAAIVLFTVMAFGLYTTAVTTLASRRQNLFLKRLRSTVASDADILTGLVLPITAIALVQTVAILLVLGVVATAPADVPLLAVAILAMIAMMVGLALATAGLTTSPEHAQVTTLPVSLFLIAVASWVGITGTDSLTLLKRLVPGGAATELVLNAWNGGVPLAESMLLLVVTLAWVLVAVALAARLFRWEPRR, from the coding sequence ATGTTGACGATCGCGCGCACTGAGCTGATCCAGATCTTCCGGAACCGGCTGGTCGTGGTCACCGGTCTGCTCATCCCGCTGGCTGCCGGCGGCTACTTCGTCTACCAGCACGAAGCCCTCGCCGACCGGGCCAGTCTCGGGTACATCGCGGCGATCGTGCTCTTCACCGTGATGGCCTTCGGCCTGTACACCACCGCGGTGACGACCCTGGCCTCGCGGCGACAGAACCTCTTCCTCAAACGGCTGCGCTCCACCGTGGCGAGCGACGCCGACATCCTCACCGGGCTGGTCCTGCCGATCACCGCGATCGCGCTCGTCCAGACGGTCGCGATCCTGCTCGTGCTCGGGGTGGTCGCCACCGCACCGGCCGACGTCCCGCTCCTCGCCGTCGCGATCCTGGCGATGATCGCCATGATGGTCGGCCTGGCGTTGGCGACCGCCGGGCTCACGACCTCTCCGGAGCACGCCCAGGTGACCACCCTGCCGGTGAGCCTGTTCCTGATCGCCGTCGCGAGCTGGGTCGGGATCACCGGCACCGACAGCCTCACGCTGCTCAAGCGGCTGGTGCCCGGCGGCGCGGCCACGGAGCTGGTCCTCAACGCCTGGAACGGCGGCGTCCCCCTCGCCGAGTCGATGCTCCTCCTGGTGGTCACCCTGGCCTGGGTCCTCGTTGCCGTGGCGCTGGCCGCCCGGCTCTTCCGGTGGGAGCCGCGTCGATGA
- a CDS encoding protein kinase domain-containing protein, with the protein MSPPRVLGRRYEVGEVIGRGGMADVHLGHDLRSGGRVAIKVLRTDLVEDPLFLARFRREAQLVAGLRHPAIVTLLDSGCDEVDGGSADDTVRVPFIVMEYVPGWSVRDLLKRGEVTVERSIRYQLGVLSALEFSHRAGVVHRDIKPANVMITPDGAVKVVDFGIARDSSDPAATITHLQAFMGTPGYLSPEQVRGEVADARSDLYSAGCLLYELLTGRPPFVGDDPVSVAYQHVHEPPARASSHHLDLPPALDAVLATALAKSREDRFQDARAFSQALRSAAKSLIHREDGARADRVPLPC; encoded by the coding sequence ATGAGCCCTCCTCGAGTGCTCGGTCGCCGCTACGAGGTGGGTGAGGTGATCGGACGCGGCGGGATGGCCGACGTCCACCTCGGCCATGACCTCCGCTCGGGCGGCCGCGTCGCCATCAAGGTGCTCCGCACGGACCTCGTGGAGGATCCGCTCTTCCTCGCCAGGTTCCGGCGCGAGGCGCAGCTGGTGGCCGGCCTCCGTCATCCCGCGATCGTCACCCTCCTCGACTCCGGATGCGACGAGGTCGACGGTGGCTCGGCGGACGACACGGTGCGCGTGCCGTTCATCGTCATGGAGTACGTCCCGGGGTGGTCGGTGCGGGACCTGCTCAAGCGCGGCGAAGTCACCGTCGAGCGATCGATCCGATACCAGCTCGGGGTGCTCTCGGCACTCGAGTTCAGCCATCGGGCCGGGGTCGTCCATCGCGACATCAAGCCGGCCAACGTGATGATCACGCCGGACGGCGCCGTCAAGGTCGTCGACTTCGGGATCGCGCGGGACAGCAGCGATCCCGCCGCCACGATCACGCACCTCCAGGCGTTCATGGGGACCCCCGGGTACCTCTCCCCGGAGCAGGTGCGCGGGGAGGTCGCGGACGCGCGGAGCGACCTGTACTCGGCGGGCTGCCTGCTCTACGAGCTGCTGACCGGGCGGCCGCCCTTCGTCGGCGACGACCCGGTCTCGGTCGCCTACCAGCACGTCCACGAGCCGCCGGCGCGGGCCAGCAGCCACCACCTCGACCTCCCGCCTGCGCTGGATGCCGTGCTCGCCACGGCGCTCGCCAAGTCCCGGGAGGACCGGTTCCAGGACGCGCGAGCGTTCAGCCAAGCCCTCCGGTCCGCGGCGAAGAGCCTCATCCACCGCGAGGACGGCGCTCGCGCGGACCGGGTCCCCCTGCCCTGCTGA
- a CDS encoding alpha/beta fold hydrolase: MGFITVGSENSTPVELYYEDHGTGRPVVLIHGYPLSGDSWERQTRELLADGHRVITYDRRGFGRSSKVGTGYDYDTFAADLNTVLETLDLRDVSLVGFSMGTGELVRYVAKYGTERITRLAFLASLQPFLVQRDDNPDGVPQTVFDGIEKAARTDRYAWFTQFYRDFYNLEETLGSRISEDVVRASWNTASTSAPVAAYAVVSSWIEDFRDDVEAVRAADLPTLILHGTADNILPIDATGRRFRDLVPHAEYVEVKDAPHGLLWTHADEVNVALRAFLG; this comes from the coding sequence ATGGGATTCATCACCGTCGGGAGCGAGAACAGCACCCCGGTCGAGCTCTACTACGAGGACCACGGCACGGGACGGCCCGTCGTCCTGATCCACGGGTACCCGTTGAGCGGTGACAGCTGGGAGCGCCAGACGCGCGAGCTGCTCGCCGACGGCCACCGCGTCATCACCTATGACCGCCGCGGCTTCGGCCGCTCCTCGAAGGTCGGGACGGGCTACGACTACGACACCTTCGCCGCCGACCTGAACACCGTGCTCGAGACCCTCGACCTGCGCGACGTGAGCCTGGTCGGGTTCTCCATGGGCACCGGCGAGCTCGTCCGCTACGTCGCGAAGTACGGGACCGAGCGCATCACCAGGCTCGCGTTCCTCGCGTCCCTCCAGCCGTTCCTCGTGCAGCGCGACGACAATCCCGACGGCGTCCCGCAGACGGTCTTCGACGGGATCGAGAAGGCCGCCAGGACCGACCGCTACGCCTGGTTCACCCAGTTCTACCGAGACTTCTACAACCTCGAGGAGACCCTCGGGTCGCGGATCAGCGAGGACGTCGTCCGCGCGAGCTGGAACACCGCCAGCACCAGCGCCCCCGTCGCGGCGTACGCGGTCGTCTCGAGCTGGATCGAGGACTTCCGCGACGACGTCGAGGCGGTCCGCGCCGCCGACCTGCCGACGCTGATCCTCCATGGCACCGCCGACAACATCCTCCCGATCGACGCCACCGGCCGGCGCTTCCGGGACCTCGTCCCGCACGCCGAGTACGTCGAGGTCAAGGACGCCCCGCACGGCCTGCTCTGGACCCACGCCGACGAGGTCAACGTCGCCCTGCGCGCCTTCCTCGGCTGA
- a CDS encoding GNAT family N-acetyltransferase — MTQQLHDNTGAPVTVRLERVLPIGTYAVRLADGSSVGRADFVDSPEVEGERILFHTEVAPEVGGRGLAGLLVREVLADSLRTGTTVVPVCPLFAAHLKEHGDEYVADGGRFRKPRPADLALVTSMALKGPRALTDS; from the coding sequence ATGACTCAGCAGCTGCACGACAACACCGGTGCACCCGTGACGGTCAGGCTCGAGCGCGTTCTCCCGATCGGCACCTACGCGGTGCGCCTCGCCGACGGATCGAGCGTCGGACGGGCGGACTTCGTCGATTCCCCCGAGGTGGAAGGTGAGCGGATCCTCTTCCACACCGAGGTGGCCCCGGAGGTCGGTGGGCGGGGACTGGCGGGACTCCTCGTCCGTGAGGTGCTCGCTGACAGCCTTCGCACGGGCACGACCGTCGTTCCCGTGTGCCCGCTCTTCGCAGCCCACCTGAAGGAGCATGGCGACGAGTACGTTGCCGACGGCGGCAGGTTCCGGAAGCCGAGACCTGCCGACCTCGCGCTCGTCACGTCCATGGCGCTGAAGGGCCCCCGTGCGCTCACCGATTCCTGA
- a CDS encoding glutaminase: MRSPIPDYLTQALADVGADTSGAPAGYIPELAAADPELLAAVFATVDGEVYGAGDLDVSFTIQSISKPFAHALALADRGFDAVLDKVGVEPSGEAFNEISLEVGSGRPLNPMINAGAITTHWLTGSEEMDSSERVERVVSGLSAFAGHRLEVDESVCASEMEHAHRNLAIGHMLRSHEILTEDPTAVVEGYIRQCAVLVSARDLALMAATLANGGVNPRTGERVVSERVVRQVLSVMSTCGMYDAAGDWATQVGIPAKSGVAGGLIGALPGQIGIATFSPRLDPHGNSVRGVSLFERFSSDMGLHLMEVPPAARAVVRSNHVVGTGPDAVRVFQLQGGIRFAGAERVVREAVDTAPAETTVALDLTRVSSIDDVARRMLLEIARRLTLDGHDVYLVDPESILPDPDPGDGGRVIVVGELDGPGDPAGQGG; the protein is encoded by the coding sequence GTGCGCTCACCGATTCCTGACTACCTCACCCAGGCCCTTGCCGACGTCGGCGCGGACACGTCCGGTGCGCCGGCGGGCTACATCCCCGAGCTGGCAGCCGCGGATCCCGAGCTGCTCGCCGCGGTCTTCGCCACCGTCGACGGCGAGGTCTACGGCGCCGGCGACCTGGATGTCTCGTTCACCATCCAGTCGATCTCCAAGCCGTTCGCTCATGCGCTGGCCCTGGCCGATCGTGGCTTCGACGCGGTGCTGGACAAGGTGGGCGTCGAGCCCTCCGGGGAGGCGTTCAACGAGATCTCCCTCGAGGTCGGGTCCGGGCGTCCCCTCAACCCGATGATCAACGCCGGCGCGATCACCACCCACTGGCTGACCGGGTCCGAGGAGATGGACTCGTCGGAGCGGGTGGAGCGCGTCGTCAGCGGACTCTCGGCGTTCGCCGGTCACCGGTTGGAGGTCGACGAGTCGGTGTGCGCCTCGGAGATGGAGCACGCGCACCGCAACCTGGCCATCGGGCACATGCTCCGCAGCCACGAGATCCTCACCGAGGACCCCACCGCCGTCGTCGAGGGCTACATCCGCCAGTGCGCCGTGCTCGTGTCCGCCCGCGACCTGGCTCTGATGGCGGCGACGCTGGCCAACGGGGGAGTCAATCCCCGCACAGGCGAGCGGGTGGTGTCCGAGCGGGTGGTACGTCAGGTCCTGAGCGTCATGTCCACCTGCGGGATGTACGACGCCGCCGGTGACTGGGCCACCCAGGTCGGCATCCCGGCGAAGAGCGGCGTGGCCGGAGGGCTGATCGGCGCCCTCCCCGGCCAGATCGGCATCGCGACGTTTTCCCCGCGGCTCGACCCCCACGGGAACAGCGTCCGCGGGGTGTCGCTCTTCGAGCGGTTCTCCTCCGACATGGGCCTGCACCTGATGGAGGTGCCACCCGCCGCGCGCGCGGTCGTGCGGTCCAACCACGTCGTCGGCACCGGTCCGGATGCCGTCCGGGTGTTCCAGCTCCAGGGCGGGATCCGCTTCGCCGGCGCCGAGAGGGTGGTCCGCGAGGCCGTGGACACAGCGCCGGCGGAGACCACGGTGGCCCTGGACCTCACCAGGGTCTCCTCGATCGACGACGTGGCCCGTCGGATGCTGCTGGAGATCGCGCGTCGGCTCACCCTGGACGGTCACGACGTCTACCTCGTGGACCCCGAGTCGATCCTTCCCGATCCCGACCCGGGCGACGGGGGCCGGGTCATCGTCGTGGGGGAGCTCGACGGACCCGGCGATCCCGCCGGGCAGGGTGGCTGA
- a CDS encoding TetR/AcrR family transcriptional regulator, translating into MSSISIDAPKRADARKNIAAILDAATVCLAVDPAVSLNDIAAAAGVGRVTLYGHFGNRAALVTQVVDRAMAVSDAELEKVDLDGDAHEALGRLLVASWHVTHRYGGLVMAAQEALSDHDLREAHDKPVRRFTRLLRRARREGSVRTDMPLNWQVTTAQGVIHAASVAVHRNELDASRAPGLVRSTVLAALTPPGRPVP; encoded by the coding sequence GTGAGCTCCATCTCGATAGACGCCCCCAAGCGCGCTGACGCCCGCAAGAACATCGCCGCGATCCTTGACGCCGCCACGGTGTGCCTCGCCGTCGACCCCGCGGTCAGCCTCAACGACATCGCCGCCGCTGCCGGCGTCGGCCGGGTCACGCTCTACGGTCACTTCGGCAACCGCGCCGCGCTGGTGACCCAGGTCGTCGACCGCGCGATGGCTGTCTCCGATGCCGAGCTCGAGAAGGTCGACCTCGACGGCGACGCCCACGAGGCCCTCGGGCGGCTCCTGGTGGCCAGCTGGCACGTGACCCACCGATACGGCGGACTGGTGATGGCCGCCCAGGAGGCGCTGTCCGATCACGACCTCCGCGAGGCTCACGACAAGCCGGTGCGGAGATTCACCCGTCTCCTGCGACGCGCCCGCCGCGAGGGCAGCGTGCGCACCGACATGCCGCTGAACTGGCAGGTCACTACTGCCCAGGGCGTCATCCACGCCGCGTCCGTGGCCGTGCACCGCAACGAGCTCGACGCCTCCCGGGCGCCGGGACTCGTCCGATCGACCGTGCTCGCTGCCCTCACCCCACCCGGACGGCCCGTGCCATGA
- the glnA gene encoding type I glutamate--ammonia ligase: protein MFQNSDELLKYVKDEGVEMVDVRFCDLPGIMQHFTVPVSSFDQSVFDDGLSFDGSSIRGFQAIHESDMSLFPDPTTAYIDPFRTAKTLVVNFFIHDPLTGEAYSRDPRNIARKAMAYLATTGIGDTAYFAPEAEFYVFDNVRFETKANAGYYEINSSAGAWNTGDEFANDNRGYKVKYKGGYFPVAPTDHFGELRDEMVIEMERSGLLVERAHHEVGTAGQAEINYRFSELLQAADDVMKFKYIVKNVAWRNGKTATFMPKPIFGDNGSGMHVHQSIWNGGEPLFYDETGYAGLSDMARYYIGGILKHAPSLLAFTNPTVNSYHRLVPGFEAPISLVYSQRNRSACVRIPITGSNPKAKRIEFRCPDPSANPYLAFSALLLAGLDGIKNKIEPAAPIDKDIYELPPDEMADIAQVPTRLDSVLDSLEADHEFLTQGNVFTPDLIETWIDFKRTAEIAPVQARPHPHEFELYYDI, encoded by the coding sequence ATGTTCCAGAACAGCGACGAGCTGCTCAAGTACGTCAAGGATGAGGGCGTCGAGATGGTCGACGTCCGCTTCTGCGACCTGCCGGGCATCATGCAGCACTTCACGGTCCCGGTCTCCTCGTTCGACCAGTCGGTCTTCGACGACGGCCTGAGCTTCGACGGCTCCTCGATCCGTGGCTTCCAGGCGATCCACGAGTCCGACATGTCGCTGTTCCCGGACCCGACCACGGCGTACATCGACCCGTTCCGCACGGCGAAGACGCTGGTGGTCAACTTCTTCATCCACGACCCGCTCACCGGCGAGGCCTACTCCCGCGACCCGCGCAACATCGCGCGCAAGGCGATGGCGTACCTCGCCACGACGGGCATCGGCGACACGGCGTACTTCGCGCCGGAGGCCGAGTTCTACGTCTTCGACAACGTGCGCTTCGAGACCAAGGCGAACGCCGGCTACTACGAGATCAACTCCTCGGCCGGCGCCTGGAACACCGGCGACGAGTTCGCCAACGACAACCGCGGCTACAAGGTCAAGTACAAGGGTGGCTACTTCCCCGTCGCGCCCACCGACCACTTCGGTGAGCTCCGCGACGAGATGGTCATCGAGATGGAGCGCTCCGGCCTGCTGGTCGAGCGTGCCCACCACGAGGTCGGCACCGCCGGCCAGGCGGAGATCAACTACCGCTTCAGCGAGCTGCTCCAGGCCGCCGACGACGTCATGAAGTTCAAGTACATCGTCAAGAACGTCGCCTGGCGCAACGGCAAGACCGCGACCTTCATGCCGAAGCCGATCTTCGGCGACAACGGCTCGGGCATGCACGTGCACCAGTCGATCTGGAACGGCGGCGAGCCGCTGTTCTACGACGAGACCGGGTACGCCGGCCTCTCCGACATGGCGCGCTACTACATCGGCGGCATCCTCAAGCACGCCCCGTCGCTGCTGGCCTTCACCAACCCGACGGTGAACTCCTACCACCGCCTGGTCCCGGGCTTCGAGGCCCCGATCTCGCTGGTCTACTCCCAGCGCAACCGCTCGGCCTGCGTCCGGATCCCGATCACGGGTTCCAACCCGAAGGCCAAGCGCATCGAGTTCCGCTGCCCCGACCCGTCGGCGAACCCCTACCTCGCCTTCTCGGCGCTGCTGCTGGCCGGCCTCGACGGCATCAAGAACAAGATCGAGCCCGCCGCGCCGATCGACAAGGACATCTACGAGCTCCCGCCGGACGAGATGGCCGACATCGCCCAGGTGCCCACGCGCCTGGACTCGGTCCTCGACTCCCTCGAGGCCGACCACGAGTTCCTCACCCAGGGCAACGTGTTCACGCCCGACCTCATCGAGACGTGGATCGACTTCAAGCGCACCGCCGAGATCGCGCCCGTGCAGGCCCGCCCGCACCCGCACGAGTTCGAGCTGTACTACGACATCTAG
- a CDS encoding RDD family protein: MSSVPFETTTWARRVGALVVDWIASTLVVIAFVGLDEYGQTGSPAQALVLGVYVLESALLTALVGGSFGKLVTRLRVVRANGDPRPPGLLQSLVRSVLVALVIPPLVYRPDGRGLHDMVAGTATVDLQTWRRLAGR; the protein is encoded by the coding sequence GTGAGCTCCGTGCCCTTCGAGACGACCACCTGGGCACGACGCGTGGGAGCGCTGGTGGTCGACTGGATCGCCTCCACCCTCGTCGTCATCGCGTTCGTCGGCCTCGACGAGTACGGCCAGACCGGCAGCCCGGCGCAGGCGCTGGTGCTCGGCGTCTACGTGCTGGAGTCGGCGCTCCTCACCGCCCTGGTCGGCGGCTCGTTCGGCAAGCTGGTGACCCGGCTGCGCGTCGTCCGCGCGAACGGCGACCCGCGGCCGCCCGGCCTGCTCCAGTCGCTGGTCCGCTCGGTGCTGGTGGCGCTGGTCATCCCGCCGCTGGTCTACCGGCCCGACGGGCGCGGCCTGCACGACATGGTGGCGGGGACCGCCACCGTCGACCTGCAGACCTGGCGTCGCCTGGCCGGGCGCTGA
- a CDS encoding LppX_LprAFG lipoprotein: MSRRTLPARLTARRLAVAAVAPLALGTLVACGGDDGGTTAKEPAASSSPSEESSESADAEPTEDTAVAAGEEIEPEEFMDIFEAAFDEATTAHVTMDMSSAAGSIEAEGDADYTTTPPDMTLEMGGAALQGQTMDMRLVDGVMYMKMPAMGEKFVKLDLNDPNNPLGPGLTNQLDPRGMFDSFGDSLDEVVYQGEEDVDGETTDAYAVTVDAETVLKSQGQEIPPGIEIPEQITYVMNFDEDGRYRRMVVEMGEALGDVTMDFTDWGADVTIEAPPKNQVTDFPGGGTAAG, encoded by the coding sequence ATGTCCCGCCGCACGCTCCCTGCCCGCCTCACCGCCCGGCGCCTCGCCGTGGCTGCCGTCGCGCCCCTCGCCCTCGGCACGCTCGTGGCGTGCGGAGGTGATGACGGGGGCACGACCGCGAAGGAGCCGGCGGCCTCGTCCTCGCCCTCCGAGGAGTCCTCGGAGTCCGCCGACGCCGAGCCCACGGAGGACACCGCCGTGGCCGCGGGCGAGGAGATCGAGCCCGAGGAGTTCATGGACATCTTCGAGGCCGCGTTCGACGAGGCCACCACCGCGCACGTGACCATGGACATGAGCAGCGCCGCCGGGAGCATCGAGGCGGAGGGCGACGCCGACTACACCACGACCCCGCCCGACATGACGCTGGAGATGGGCGGCGCCGCGCTGCAGGGACAGACCATGGACATGCGCCTGGTCGACGGCGTGATGTACATGAAGATGCCGGCGATGGGCGAGAAGTTCGTCAAGCTCGACCTCAACGACCCCAACAACCCGCTCGGCCCCGGCCTGACCAACCAGCTCGACCCGCGCGGGATGTTCGACTCCTTCGGCGACAGCCTCGACGAGGTCGTCTACCAGGGCGAGGAGGACGTCGACGGCGAGACCACCGACGCGTACGCCGTGACGGTGGACGCCGAGACGGTCCTCAAGTCGCAGGGCCAGGAGATCCCGCCCGGGATCGAGATCCCCGAGCAGATCACCTACGTGATGAACTTCGACGAGGACGGCCGCTACCGGCGGATGGTCGTCGAGATGGGGGAGGCCCTCGGCGACGTGACGATGGACTTCACCGACTGGGGCGCCGACGTCACCATCGAGGCCCCGCCGAAGAACCAGGTCACCGACTTCCCCGGCGGCGGCACCGCCGCCGGCTGA
- a CDS encoding DUF4191 domain-containing protein has translation MATPTAPAEMSRRKQLVETYRLTKKTDPRIGLVLIATFLVAGAIGFTVFKVLPGSGIIEWILAVVGGLLFGLLAAMILFGRRAQRSAYAQMEGQPGAAAAALRMLRRGWVTEPAIAFNRQQDVVHRVVGPPGIVLIGEGNGPRVRQLLASEHRKHDRVAPGTPIHEIVCGNGEDEVPLAKLVRTVQKLGRQVKGPELTDILNRLKAIDARRSAVPLPKGPVPTSMKGMRGNQRGR, from the coding sequence ATGGCTACCCCGACCGCTCCGGCTGAGATGAGCCGGCGCAAGCAGCTCGTCGAGACCTACCGGCTGACCAAGAAGACCGACCCCCGGATCGGCCTGGTGCTGATCGCGACCTTCCTGGTCGCCGGCGCGATCGGCTTCACGGTCTTCAAGGTGCTCCCCGGCTCCGGCATCATCGAGTGGATCCTCGCCGTCGTCGGCGGGCTGCTCTTCGGCCTGCTCGCGGCGATGATCCTGTTCGGACGTCGCGCCCAGCGGTCGGCGTACGCCCAGATGGAGGGGCAGCCCGGCGCGGCCGCGGCCGCCCTCCGGATGCTGCGCCGCGGCTGGGTCACCGAGCCCGCGATCGCCTTCAACCGCCAGCAGGACGTCGTGCACCGGGTGGTCGGCCCTCCCGGCATCGTGCTGATCGGCGAGGGCAACGGCCCCCGCGTGCGCCAGCTGCTCGCCAGCGAGCACCGCAAGCACGACCGGGTCGCCCCCGGCACCCCGATCCACGAGATCGTGTGCGGCAACGGCGAGGACGAGGTCCCGCTGGCGAAGCTGGTGCGCACCGTCCAGAAGCTCGGGCGCCAGGTGAAGGGCCCCGAGCTCACCGACATCTTGAACCGGCTCAAGGCGATCGACGCGCGCCGCTCCGCGGTCCCGCTGCCGAAGGGCCCCGTCCCCACCAGCATGAAGGGGATGCGGGGCAACCAACGCGGCCGCTGA
- the lipA gene encoding lipoyl synthase — protein MTQAPAPEGRKLLRLEVRNAETPIERKPAWIKTRAKMGPEYQELMGLVKSEGLHTVCQEAGCPNIFECWEDREATFLIGGDQCTRRCDFCQIDTGKPQPLDRDEPRRVAESVQKMGLRYATITGVARDDLEDGGAWLYAEAVRAIHELNPETGVENLIPDFNGKPDLLREVFESRPEVLAHNVETVPRIFKRIRPAFRYERSLDVITQARDFGLVTKSNLILGMGETREEVSQALRDLHDAGCELITITQYLRPSVRHHPVERWVKPEEFVELKAEADEIGFSGVMSGPLVRSSYRAGRLYRQAMDARQGVSA, from the coding sequence GTGACACAAGCCCCCGCTCCTGAAGGTCGCAAGCTCCTCCGCCTCGAGGTCCGCAACGCCGAGACCCCCATCGAGCGCAAGCCGGCCTGGATCAAGACCCGGGCCAAGATGGGCCCGGAGTACCAGGAGCTGATGGGCCTGGTGAAGTCCGAGGGGCTGCACACGGTCTGCCAGGAGGCGGGCTGCCCCAACATCTTCGAGTGCTGGGAGGACCGCGAGGCGACCTTCCTCATCGGCGGCGACCAGTGCACCCGCCGCTGCGACTTCTGCCAGATCGACACCGGCAAGCCGCAGCCGCTCGACCGCGACGAGCCGCGCCGGGTCGCGGAGTCGGTGCAGAAGATGGGCCTGCGCTACGCCACGATCACCGGCGTCGCCCGCGACGACCTGGAGGACGGCGGCGCCTGGCTCTACGCCGAGGCGGTGCGCGCCATCCACGAGCTCAACCCCGAGACCGGCGTCGAGAACCTGATCCCCGACTTCAACGGCAAGCCCGACCTGCTGCGCGAGGTCTTCGAGTCGCGCCCGGAGGTGCTGGCCCACAACGTCGAGACGGTGCCGCGGATCTTCAAGCGGATCCGCCCGGCGTTCCGCTACGAGCGCTCCCTCGACGTCATCACCCAGGCCCGCGACTTCGGGCTGGTCACCAAGTCCAACCTGATCCTCGGCATGGGTGAGACCCGCGAGGAGGTCAGCCAGGCGCTGCGCGACCTGCACGACGCCGGCTGCGAGCTGATCACCATCACCCAGTACCTCCGCCCCTCCGTGCGCCACCACCCGGTCGAGCGCTGGGTGAAGCCGGAGGAGTTCGTGGAGCTCAAGGCCGAGGCCGACGAGATCGGCTTCTCGGGCGTCATGTCCGGCCCGCTGGTGCGTTCGTCCTACCGCGCCGGGCGGCTGTACCGTCAGGCCATGGACGCCCGCCAGGGCGTCTCCGCCTGA
- a CDS encoding ArsR/SmtB family transcription factor, with protein sequence MDVFGVLADPLRRSLLERLAAGPSRVVDLAAAYDVSRPAISKHLRLLTDAGLVTATDRGRERHYALRPDGLGPVRRLLDVLTPAPAGPGAVMAQALDALDTEVRRTVRDRRAAEAPGVPARSEEESA encoded by the coding sequence ATGGACGTCTTCGGGGTGCTCGCCGACCCGCTGCGCCGCTCGCTCCTGGAGCGGCTGGCGGCGGGTCCGTCGCGGGTCGTCGACCTCGCCGCGGCGTACGACGTCTCGCGTCCGGCGATCAGCAAGCACCTGCGGCTGCTGACCGACGCCGGCCTGGTCACGGCCACCGACCGGGGCCGCGAGCGGCACTACGCGCTGCGCCCCGACGGGCTGGGTCCGGTCCGGCGCCTGCTCGACGTCCTGACCCCCGCACCGGCCGGGCCGGGCGCGGTCATGGCGCAGGCGCTCGACGCGCTGGACACCGAGGTGCGCCGCACGGTCCGCGATCGGCGCGCAGCCGAGGCGCCCGGCGTACCCGCCCGATCCGAGGAGGAGTCCGCATGA